The Anastrepha ludens isolate Willacy chromosome X, idAnaLude1.1, whole genome shotgun sequence genome includes a window with the following:
- the LOC128870363 gene encoding uncharacterized protein LOC128870363 → MADLPKERFQASRAFIVTGVDYCGPFYFKPETRNKSPQKCYISVFICFATKAVWRELVRDLPTGAFLEALKLFTTTRAMPSCIWSYNATNFVDAKNELRDLKRLLLSQEHRSKVHVHYLNNGFDWRFIPPRSPHFGGLWEAAVKMAKQHLYRTLGSAILGFDELQNPEGLDVLTPGHFLIGGPLTAAPEPNITHLNYNPLGHWQRVTYF, encoded by the exons ATGGCTGATTTGCCTAAGGAGCGCTTTCAGGCCTCACGAGCCTTCATCGTCACAGGAGTGGACTACTGCGGTCCATTTTACTTCAAACCCGAAACCCGCAATAAGTCACCCCAGAAATGTTATATCAGCGTCTTCATCTGTTTCGCAACCAAGGCCGTATGGAGGGAGCTAGTGAGGGACCTTCCAACAGGTGCTTTTTTGGAAGCTCTCAAGCTATTTACGACAACACGCGCCATGCCAAGCTGTATTTGGTCATACAACGCAACCAATTTCGTAGACGCTAAGAACGAGTTGAGAGACCTAAAACGCCTACTCCTAAGCCAAGAGCACCGCAGTAAGGTTCACGTTCACTACCTCAACAATGGTTTCGACTGGCGATTCATACCACCTCGTTCACCACATTTCGGCGGCTTGTGGGAAGCCGCAGTAAAAATGGCTAAACAGCACCTGTACCGCACTCTTGGCTCTGCAATTCTTGGTTTCGATGAACTGC AAAATCCAGAAGGCCTTGATGTTTTAACTCCAGGTCATTTTCTTATTGGCGGCCCGCTTACAGCTGCTCCTGAGCCTAACATCACGCATTTGAATTACAATCCACTCGGTCACTGGCAGCGTGTCACATACTTCTAA